The proteins below are encoded in one region of Bombus vancouverensis nearcticus chromosome 8, iyBomVanc1_principal, whole genome shotgun sequence:
- the LOC117159517 gene encoding short neuropeptide F, translating to MSIKFYAKSLFLFIIVGLVVGAENYIDYGDEVAEKTPVENIHELYRILMQRSALENAGLGETPLEHLMIRKSQRSPSLRLRFGRSDPRSSVGILPNL from the exons ATGTCGATCAAATTCTACGCAAAATCGCTCTTCCTATTTATTATTGTTGGCCTTGTTGTTGGTGCTGAAAATTACATAGATTACGGAG ATGAAGTAGCAGAAAAAACGCCAGTTGAAAATATTCACGAGCTTTACAGAATTCTGATGCAACGTAGCGCTTTGGAGAATGCCGGACTTGGCGAGACTCCACTGGAACATTTGATGATCCGTAAATCTCAACGATCGCCTTCGTTACGTTTACGTTTTGGACGTTCGGATCCTCGTTCGTCC